The following proteins are co-located in the Silene latifolia isolate original U9 population chromosome 1, ASM4854445v1, whole genome shotgun sequence genome:
- the LOC141587401 gene encoding flavanone 3-dioxygenase 2-like, translating to MENALTTTKNFYELPNDQLRRAAEHYGAYSSSFVHREGHHKTAKYWRDTLPFYLPSGTIDYDDTAFLFNFRVGFFASLVKGVAENLVSCISEGLGLGKTYFDDQGLTTVRRLNLNSYPRCPCPNLTCGMAKHYDPDLLTITLEGGAHGLQILDENNQWQTVKAQPNALIVTIGTQMEVVSNGILKAPAHRVIVNDQRERTSICYAIAPANTSTVGPAVTGLPGARPAQYKNNYPYGEYLEQHMTNYRDTSVCFSKFKL from the exons ATGGAAAATGCCCTGACGACTACAAAGAACTTCTATGAATTGCCTAACGATCAGCTCAGGCGAGCGGCTGAACATTACGGTGCGTATTCTAGCAGTTTTGTCCATCGCGAAGGACATCATAAAACAGCAAAATATTGGAGGGATACTTTGCCCTTCTACTTGCCTTCAGGAACCATAGATTACGATGATACTGCATTCCTTTTTAA CTTCCGAGTTGGGTTCTTTGCTTCATTAGTCAAAGGTGTTGCGGAAAATTTGGTAAGTTGCATTAGTGAAGGTCTTGGGCTTGGCAAAACATATTTTGATGATCAAGGACTAACTACAGTGAGGAGGCTCAATCTGAACTCCTATCCGCGTTGTCCTTGTCCAAATTTAACATGCGGAATGGCGAAACATTATGATCCCGACCTCCTAACAATCACGTTAGAAGGGGGTGCTCACGGGTTACAAATTTTAGATGAAAACAACCAATGGCAGACCGTAAAGGCTCAACCAAATGCGTTGATTGTTACAATTGGAACCCAGATGGAG GTTGTGAGTAACGGAATACTGAAAGCACCCGCTCATAGAGTAATTGTAAATGATCAAAGGGAGCGTACGTCAATATGTTATGCCATAGCCCCAGCTAATACGTCCACCGTGGGGCCTGCTGTCACTGGGCTCCCAGGAGCAAGACCCGCGCAGTACAAAAACAACTACCCTTATGGGGAGTATCTTGAGCAACACATGACAAATTATAGAGACACATCCGTGTGTTTTTCGAAATTCAAACTTTAA